One genomic region from Streptomyces sp. NBC_00582 encodes:
- a CDS encoding DoxX family protein, protein MSARLTTAQPYALGLFRIVVGLLFACHGAASLFGVLGGAVGTDGGTVDTGTWPGWYAAVIQLVCGVLVLLGLGTRAAAFLASGSMAYAYFKVHQPGALWPLENGGEASAMFCWAFLLLVFTGSGALGVDRLITRRSAAEREPSARQATAAA, encoded by the coding sequence ATGTCCGCTCGCCTCACCACCGCACAGCCCTACGCGTTAGGGCTGTTCCGCATCGTCGTCGGCCTGCTGTTCGCCTGCCACGGCGCCGCCTCCCTCTTCGGCGTCCTGGGCGGTGCCGTCGGCACGGACGGCGGCACCGTCGACACCGGCACCTGGCCCGGCTGGTACGCGGCCGTGATCCAGCTCGTCTGCGGCGTCCTGGTCCTGCTCGGCCTCGGCACCCGCGCCGCCGCGTTCCTCGCCTCGGGTTCCATGGCGTACGCCTACTTCAAGGTGCACCAGCCGGGCGCCCTGTGGCCGTTGGAGAACGGCGGCGAGGCCTCCGCGATGTTCTGCTGGGCCTTCCTGCTGCTGGTCTTCACCGGCTCCGGCGCCCTGGGCGTGGACCGGCTGATCACCAGGCGTTCGGCCGCCGAGCGCGAGCCGTCCGCGCGGCAGGCCACGGCCGCCGCCTGA
- a CDS encoding alkaline phosphatase D family protein, with product MAGLRLGPLLRYADASSATVWVEASRPCAAEVRCADGAGGTARTFQVAGHHYALVPVTGLTPGTATAYEVLLDGRPVWPPPGSPFPPSVIRAPADGDEVRVTFGSCRWSAPPADTEDPVGPDALDSLAARLAADPRAERPDVLLLLGDQVYADEVSDAVKERIRARRGLTDAPGAEVADFEEYTWLYYESWLDPEVRWLLSTVPSCMIFDDHDVIDDWNTSAAWLADMRATPWWRERLLSGLMSYWVHQHLGNLSPAELAADPLYTAVRATPDATDVLRAFACRADAEPASVRWSYRRDFGRVRLLMVDTRAARVLDEDRRAMLDPGERAWLRDQALADRGSYDHLLIGTSLPWLLPHLVHDAETWNAALCRGERGARWARFGERVRRAADLEHWAAFPGSFAALTELIAEAGSGADAPASVLVLSGDVHHAYVAEPRWPDGGGPDARVLQLTCSPVHNSIPLSIRAGFRFGWSAMARALGRRFAAHGGCPRPPVGWRKTGGPWFGNQLMTLALRGRAARLRLEQARGKGALTTVEESDLTSG from the coding sequence GTGGCCGGACTGCGCCTGGGCCCCCTGCTGAGATACGCCGACGCCTCGTCCGCGACCGTCTGGGTCGAGGCGAGCCGTCCGTGCGCCGCCGAGGTGCGCTGCGCGGACGGCGCCGGCGGCACGGCCCGCACCTTCCAGGTGGCGGGCCATCACTACGCCCTGGTCCCGGTGACCGGTCTGACACCGGGGACGGCCACGGCGTACGAGGTGCTCCTCGACGGCCGGCCCGTGTGGCCGCCGCCCGGCTCCCCCTTCCCGCCCTCCGTCATCCGCGCCCCCGCCGACGGCGACGAGGTCCGGGTCACCTTCGGCTCCTGCCGCTGGTCGGCGCCCCCGGCGGACACGGAGGACCCGGTCGGCCCCGACGCCCTGGACAGCCTGGCCGCCCGCCTCGCCGCCGACCCGCGGGCCGAGCGGCCGGACGTCCTCCTCCTGCTGGGCGACCAGGTGTACGCCGACGAGGTCTCCGACGCCGTGAAGGAGCGCATACGGGCCCGCCGGGGCCTCACGGACGCGCCCGGCGCCGAGGTCGCCGACTTCGAGGAGTACACCTGGCTGTACTACGAGTCCTGGCTCGACCCGGAGGTGCGATGGCTGCTGTCCACCGTCCCGAGCTGCATGATCTTCGACGACCACGACGTCATCGACGACTGGAACACCTCCGCCGCCTGGCTCGCCGACATGCGGGCCACGCCCTGGTGGCGCGAGCGGCTGCTGAGCGGGCTGATGTCGTACTGGGTCCACCAGCACCTGGGGAACCTCTCCCCCGCCGAACTGGCCGCCGACCCGCTCTACACCGCCGTACGCGCCACCCCCGACGCCACCGACGTCCTGCGCGCCTTCGCCTGCCGCGCCGACGCCGAGCCCGCGTCCGTGCGCTGGAGCTACCGGCGGGACTTCGGGCGGGTGCGGCTGCTGATGGTGGACACCCGGGCCGCCCGCGTCCTCGACGAGGACCGGCGCGCGATGCTCGACCCCGGGGAGCGCGCGTGGCTGCGCGACCAGGCCCTGGCGGACCGGGGCTCCTACGACCATCTCCTCATCGGCACCTCCCTGCCCTGGCTGCTGCCGCATCTGGTGCACGACGCCGAGACCTGGAACGCGGCGCTGTGCCGGGGCGAGCGGGGTGCGCGCTGGGCGCGGTTCGGGGAGCGGGTGAGGCGGGCGGCGGATCTGGAGCACTGGGCGGCCTTCCCCGGTTCCTTCGCCGCGCTGACCGAGCTGATCGCCGAGGCCGGCTCGGGGGCGGACGCGCCGGCGTCGGTGCTGGTGCTCTCGGGTGATGTGCACCACGCGTACGTGGCCGAGCCGCGCTGGCCGGACGGCGGCGGCCCGGACGCGCGGGTCCTCCAGCTGACCTGTTCGCCCGTGCACAACTCGATCCCGCTGTCGATCCGGGCCGGCTTCCGGTTCGGCTGGAGCGCGATGGCGCGGGCCCTCGGGCGGCGTTTCGCCGCGCACGGCGGCTGTCCTCGGCCGCCCGTCGGCTGGCGGAAGACGGGCGGCCCCTGGTTCGGCAACCAGCTCATGACCCTGGCCCTGCGCGGCCGTGCGGCCCGGCTGAGGCTGGAACAGGCGCGTGGGAAGGGCGCGTTGACCACGGTGGAGGAGTCCGACTTGACCTCCGGATGA
- a CDS encoding peptidoglycan-binding domain-containing protein, with protein sequence MRAADETMQLQRVPSGTADETRPFQPGRPGAADGARPLRHHVPPGAADETRPLQRVLPGAADGIGAFPPGEPGGADGTRPFPHVPSGAADGTRPFPHVPSDAADGTRPFPHVPSGGSGGAGPFQPVVPGVETGGSDLSLFGGPDGGRGIQPDDVEPPRGRRRRALVIAAAGAAVAVVAAAGFASGLFSYEKPTRDKAAPEDVRAAVPDTSTSAASASTASESTSSSPSSAAPTPSESANPSPTAAESSAPPSSSPSATPSTTVPTARATGTIGAENQADDSRQTISAPVLRLGDKGEEVTELQLRLHQLFLYNSEADGTFTSEVETALRNYQWSRGIQEDEPGVYGAATRASLEAETKEP encoded by the coding sequence GTGCGTGCCGCCGACGAGACGATGCAGCTCCAGCGGGTCCCCTCAGGTACCGCGGACGAGACGCGGCCGTTCCAGCCGGGCAGGCCGGGCGCCGCGGACGGCGCACGACCGCTCCGGCACCACGTCCCGCCGGGTGCCGCGGACGAGACGCGGCCGCTCCAGCGAGTCCTGCCCGGTGCGGCGGACGGGATCGGGGCGTTCCCGCCGGGCGAGCCGGGGGGCGCGGACGGGACCCGGCCGTTCCCGCACGTCCCGTCGGGTGCGGCGGACGGCACACGACCGTTCCCGCACGTCCCGTCGGATGCGGCGGACGGCACACGACCGTTCCCGCACGTCCCGTCGGGCGGTTCGGGCGGGGCCGGGCCGTTTCAGCCGGTCGTCCCGGGCGTCGAGACCGGTGGCAGTGATCTGAGTCTGTTCGGGGGGCCGGATGGGGGCCGGGGTATCCAGCCCGACGACGTGGAGCCGCCCCGTGGTCGACGGCGGCGGGCTCTGGTGATCGCGGCCGCCGGTGCCGCCGTGGCGGTGGTGGCCGCGGCCGGCTTCGCGAGCGGGCTGTTCAGCTACGAGAAGCCGACACGCGACAAGGCCGCCCCCGAGGACGTACGGGCCGCCGTGCCCGACACCTCGACCAGCGCCGCCTCCGCGTCCACGGCGAGCGAGTCCACCTCCTCCTCCCCCTCCAGCGCCGCCCCGACCCCCTCGGAGAGCGCGAACCCCTCGCCGACCGCGGCGGAGTCGAGCGCCCCGCCGTCGTCCTCGCCCTCCGCCACCCCGAGCACGACCGTCCCCACGGCCCGTGCCACCGGGACCATCGGTGCCGAGAACCAGGCCGACGACAGCCGGCAGACCATCTCCGCGCCCGTCCTGCGCCTGGGCGACAAGGGCGAGGAGGTCACCGAACTCCAGCTCCGCCTGCACCAGTTGTTCCTGTACAACAGCGAAGCCGACGGCACCTTCACCAGCGAGGTGGAAACCGCCCTGCGCAACTACCAGTGGTCCCGCGGCATCCAGGAGGACGAGCCGGGGGTGTACGGGGCGGCGACGAGGGCGAGCCTGGAGGCGGAGACCAAGGAGCCGTAG
- a CDS encoding HNH endonuclease family protein, which translates to MPKFYARRRLSILAVLTGLIASVALFNSPTASAALPTPVSAATARTYLASLTVATENRTGYYRDLFPTWITISGTCNTREYILKRDGTNVVTNSACTATSGSWYSPYDGATWTAASDLDIDHLVPLAEAWDSGASAWTTAQRQAFANDITRPQLLAVTDNVNQSKSDQDPAEWMPSLTSYRCTYVRAWVQVKYYYGLSVDSAEKSALTSYLAGC; encoded by the coding sequence ATGCCCAAGTTCTACGCGCGTCGACGCCTGAGCATACTCGCGGTGCTCACCGGACTCATAGCCTCCGTCGCACTGTTCAACTCCCCGACCGCCTCCGCCGCCCTTCCCACCCCGGTCAGCGCGGCCACCGCCCGCACCTACCTCGCCTCGCTCACCGTGGCCACCGAGAACCGCACCGGCTACTACCGCGACCTGTTCCCGACGTGGATCACCATCAGCGGCACCTGCAACACGCGCGAGTACATCCTCAAGCGGGACGGTACGAACGTCGTCACCAACTCCGCCTGCACCGCCACCAGCGGCTCCTGGTACTCCCCGTACGACGGCGCCACCTGGACCGCCGCCTCCGACCTCGACATCGACCACCTGGTGCCGCTCGCCGAGGCCTGGGACTCCGGCGCCAGCGCCTGGACCACCGCCCAGCGCCAGGCGTTCGCCAACGACATCACCCGCCCGCAGCTCCTCGCCGTCACCGACAACGTGAACCAGTCGAAGAGCGACCAGGACCCGGCCGAGTGGATGCCGTCCCTCACCTCCTACCGCTGCACCTACGTCCGCGCCTGGGTGCAGGTGAAGTACTACTACGGCCTCTCCGTCGACTCGGCCGAGAAGTCCGCGCTCACCAGCTACCTCGCCGGCTGCTGA
- a CDS encoding MDR family MFS transporter — translation MALDAHSRTADPRAEHVSGNVLVSIGALLLGMLLAALDQTIVSTALPTIVSDLGGLEHLSWVVTAYLLASTAATPLWGKLGDQYGRKKLFQTAIVLFLIGSALCGMAQNMPQLIAFRAVQGLGGGGLMVLSMAIVGDIVPPRDRGRYQGLFGAVFGTTSVLGPLLGGLFTEHLSWRWVFYVNLPVGVVALAVIATVLRIPRRGTRHVIDYLGTLLIASVATCLVLVASLGGTTWDWDSPQIVGLAVLGVVLAVAFVAVEQRAAEPVLPLKLFRIRTFTLSAVISFIVGFAMFGAMTYLPTFLQVVQGVSPTMSGVHMLPMVAGMLLSSTGSGQIVSRTGRWKVFPVTGTAVTALGLLLLHQLDENSSTTEMSFFFFVFGLGLGLVMQVLVLIVQNAVAYEDLGVATSGATFFRSIGASFGVAVFGTVFAGRLGDKLTDAFRGTDLPSGLSVHALESDPRDIADLPSSLQPQAVHAYASAITDVFLYAAPVAVLGFVLAWFLREDPLRGSVTAPDVTETLASNPVERSSYDEVCRALSVLGTREGRREVYRTITARAGHDLLPAASWLLLRIKRYGSVEPGMLAERTTVPLPVVIEAARQIEERRLAVRQGLDLVLTPRGREVAEDLARVREESLAELLGDWWGPDRPTDLVQLVRELNDELCGSDREQPRAGRPEPGIS, via the coding sequence ATGGCGTTGGACGCGCACAGCAGGACCGCGGATCCACGTGCGGAACACGTGTCCGGAAACGTCCTCGTCTCCATCGGCGCCCTGCTGCTCGGCATGCTCCTCGCCGCCCTGGACCAGACGATCGTGTCGACGGCCCTGCCCACGATCGTCAGCGACCTGGGCGGTCTTGAGCATCTGAGCTGGGTCGTCACCGCGTATCTGCTCGCGTCGACGGCCGCGACCCCCCTCTGGGGCAAACTCGGCGACCAGTACGGCCGCAAGAAGCTCTTCCAGACCGCGATCGTGCTCTTCCTCATCGGTTCGGCGCTCTGCGGAATGGCGCAAAACATGCCCCAGTTGATCGCCTTCCGAGCGGTCCAGGGGCTGGGCGGCGGCGGGTTGATGGTGCTGTCGATGGCGATCGTCGGCGACATCGTCCCGCCCCGCGACCGCGGCCGCTACCAGGGCCTGTTCGGCGCGGTGTTCGGGACCACCAGCGTCCTCGGCCCCCTGCTCGGCGGCCTGTTCACCGAGCATCTGAGCTGGCGCTGGGTGTTCTACGTCAACCTGCCCGTCGGTGTCGTCGCCCTCGCCGTCATCGCCACCGTCCTGCGCATCCCCCGCAGGGGGACCCGGCACGTCATCGACTACCTCGGCACCCTCCTCATCGCCTCCGTCGCCACCTGCCTGGTGCTGGTCGCCTCCCTCGGCGGCACCACCTGGGACTGGGACTCGCCGCAGATCGTCGGACTCGCGGTCCTCGGCGTCGTCCTCGCCGTGGCGTTCGTCGCCGTGGAACAGCGGGCCGCCGAACCGGTCCTCCCCCTCAAGCTGTTCCGCATCCGCACCTTCACGCTCTCCGCCGTCATCAGCTTCATCGTGGGCTTCGCGATGTTCGGCGCGATGACCTATCTGCCGACCTTCCTCCAGGTCGTGCAGGGCGTCTCCCCGACCATGTCCGGAGTGCACATGCTGCCGATGGTGGCCGGCATGCTGCTGTCGTCCACCGGCTCCGGACAGATCGTCAGCCGCACCGGCCGATGGAAGGTCTTCCCCGTCACCGGCACCGCCGTCACCGCCCTCGGCCTGCTCCTGCTGCACCAGCTCGACGAGAACAGCTCCACCACCGAGATGAGCTTCTTCTTCTTCGTCTTCGGCCTGGGCCTCGGCCTGGTCATGCAGGTCCTCGTCCTCATCGTGCAGAACGCCGTCGCCTACGAGGACCTCGGCGTCGCCACCTCCGGCGCCACCTTCTTCCGCTCCATCGGCGCGTCCTTCGGCGTGGCCGTCTTCGGCACGGTCTTCGCCGGCCGCCTCGGCGACAAGCTCACCGACGCCTTCCGGGGCACCGACCTGCCCTCCGGACTCTCGGTGCACGCCCTGGAGTCCGACCCGCGCGACATCGCCGACCTGCCCTCCTCCCTCCAGCCGCAGGCCGTGCACGCGTACGCGTCCGCCATCACCGACGTCTTCCTGTACGCCGCCCCCGTCGCCGTCCTCGGTTTCGTCCTCGCCTGGTTCCTGAGGGAGGACCCGCTGCGCGGCTCGGTCACCGCGCCCGACGTGACCGAGACCCTCGCCAGCAACCCCGTCGAACGGTCCTCGTACGACGAGGTGTGCCGGGCGCTGTCCGTCCTCGGCACCCGCGAGGGCCGCCGCGAGGTCTACCGCACGATCACCGCCCGCGCCGGCCACGACCTCCTCCCGGCGGCGAGCTGGCTGCTGCTGCGGATCAAGCGGTACGGCAGCGTCGAGCCGGGCATGCTCGCCGAGCGCACCACCGTCCCGCTCCCGGTGGTCATCGAGGCGGCCCGCCAGATCGAGGAACGCCGGCTCGCCGTACGCCAGGGACTGGACCTCGTGCTCACCCCGCGGGGCCGCGAGGTCGCCGAGGACCTGGCACGGGTACGGGAGGAGTCGCTGGCGGAACTCCTCGGCGACTGGTGGGGCCCCGACCGGCCCACCGACCTCGTCCAGCTCGTCCGGGAACTCAACGACGAACTGTGCGGCTCCGACCGCGAACAACCGCGCGCGGGGCGGCCGGAGCCCGGGATCAGCTGA
- a CDS encoding FAD/NAD(P)-binding protein — protein sequence MPSVNAEANARTVSVAVALVGAGPRGTSVLERLCASAPDLLPPGVRLTVHVVDPDPPGPGRVWRTAQSPELLMNTVASQVTLFTDDSVDCAGPIRPGPSLHAWAGGALGPDEYPTRAHYGRYLEWVFARTVREAPPSVRVETHAARAVRLDDAADGRQVLTLGDGRVLLGLSAVVLAQGHLPLIADGAGQRHTAHAERHGLRHLPPANPADVDLSPLAPGEPVLLRGLGLTFFDHIALLTTGRGGRFVRGEEGAGVGGLRYLPSGREPRLYAGSRRGVPYQARGDNAKGPYGRHLPAVLTPEVIAGLRKRADSGEAPDFLADIWPLVAKEVETVYYTALTGRPEFTDRFLGVPHGDPEEARTLDAFGVARADRWSWDRISRPYAEHRFAHPGQWREWLLTYLRRDAAEAARGNVAGPLKAALDVLRDLRNELRLIVDHGGLAGASRRDHLDRWYTPLNAFLSIGPPSRRVEELTALIEAGVVEVLGPRLEVREEDGAWSARSPEVPGSAVRVTTLVEARLPEPDLRRTADVLLARLLKTGRCRPHTVDGHVTGGLDVTPRPYHLIDRQGRAHTRRFAFGVPTEGVHWVTAAGARPGVDSVTLSDADAIARAVLRAATAEAEPRRDPGPWLNVELASID from the coding sequence TTGCCCTCAGTGAACGCGGAAGCGAACGCGCGGACGGTGTCCGTCGCCGTCGCCCTGGTCGGCGCCGGACCGCGCGGGACCAGCGTCCTGGAACGCCTGTGCGCGTCCGCCCCGGACCTCCTCCCGCCGGGCGTACGGCTCACCGTCCATGTCGTCGACCCCGACCCGCCGGGGCCCGGCCGGGTGTGGCGCACCGCGCAGTCGCCGGAGCTGCTGATGAACACCGTGGCCTCGCAGGTGACCCTGTTCACCGACGACAGCGTGGACTGCGCCGGCCCGATCCGGCCGGGTCCGAGCCTGCACGCGTGGGCGGGCGGCGCCCTGGGCCCGGACGAGTACCCGACCCGCGCCCATTACGGCCGCTATCTGGAGTGGGTGTTCGCGCGGACGGTGCGCGAGGCGCCGCCCTCGGTGCGGGTGGAGACCCATGCGGCCCGCGCCGTCCGCCTCGACGACGCCGCCGACGGCCGCCAGGTCCTCACCCTGGGCGACGGCCGGGTCCTGCTCGGTCTCTCCGCCGTCGTGCTGGCCCAGGGCCATCTGCCCCTGATCGCCGACGGCGCCGGGCAACGCCACACCGCCCACGCCGAGCGCCACGGCCTGCGTCATCTCCCTCCGGCCAACCCCGCCGACGTCGACCTGTCCCCCCTCGCCCCCGGTGAACCGGTCCTGCTGCGGGGGCTGGGCCTCACCTTCTTCGACCACATCGCCCTTCTGACGACGGGGCGCGGCGGCCGTTTCGTGCGCGGCGAGGAGGGGGCGGGTGTCGGCGGGCTGCGCTACCTGCCGTCCGGTCGTGAGCCCCGGCTCTACGCCGGGTCGCGGCGCGGGGTGCCGTACCAGGCGCGTGGGGACAACGCCAAGGGGCCCTACGGGCGTCACCTGCCGGCGGTGCTGACGCCGGAGGTGATCGCGGGGCTGCGTAAGCGGGCGGACTCCGGGGAGGCGCCCGATTTCCTGGCGGACATCTGGCCGCTGGTGGCGAAGGAGGTGGAGACGGTCTACTACACGGCGCTGACGGGACGGCCGGAGTTCACGGACCGGTTCCTCGGCGTGCCGCACGGGGATCCCGAGGAGGCGCGGACGCTCGACGCGTTCGGGGTGGCGCGGGCCGACCGCTGGAGCTGGGACCGGATCTCACGCCCGTACGCGGAACACCGGTTCGCGCACCCGGGGCAGTGGCGGGAGTGGCTGCTGACGTATCTGCGCCGGGACGCGGCGGAAGCGGCGCGCGGGAACGTGGCGGGCCCGCTGAAGGCGGCTCTGGACGTGTTGCGCGATCTGCGCAACGAGCTGCGGCTGATCGTCGACCACGGAGGTCTCGCCGGCGCCTCCCGCCGCGACCACCTGGACCGCTGGTACACCCCGCTCAACGCCTTCCTCTCCATCGGCCCGCCCAGCCGCCGCGTCGAGGAGCTGACGGCGCTGATCGAGGCGGGGGTGGTGGAGGTGCTCGGCCCGCGACTGGAGGTGCGCGAGGAGGACGGGGCCTGGTCGGCGCGCTCCCCGGAGGTGCCGGGCTCGGCGGTCCGGGTGACCACCCTCGTCGAGGCCCGGTTGCCGGAGCCGGATCTGCGCCGCACCGCCGACGTCCTCCTCGCCCGGCTGCTGAAGACCGGCCGCTGCCGCCCCCACACGGTCGACGGTCATGTCACCGGCGGACTGGATGTGACACCTCGCCCCTACCACCTGATAGACCGTCAGGGGCGGGCTCACACACGGCGGTTCGCCTTCGGTGTGCCCACCGAGGGAGTGCACTGGGTGACGGCGGCGGGCGCCCGTCCGGGCGTGGATTCGGTCACGCTTTCGGACGCGGACGCGATCGCGAGAGCCGTCCTACGTGCGGCGACGGCGGAGGCGGAGCCCCGGAGGGACCCCGGACCCTGGCTCAATGTTGAACTTGCAAGCATTGATTAG
- a CDS encoding HAD family hydrolase, whose amino-acid sequence MPVLSARALLLDMDGTLVNSDAVVERIWRRWAERHGLDGDEVMKVVHGRQGYASMAVLLPGRPMEQNLADNARMLAEETADLDGVVPVPGAPEFLASLLAQGVPHALVTSADVPLSTARMGAAGLPLPEVRITAESVGASKPDPEGFLKGAAELGIAPQECVVFEDSGAGIEAGRAAGMRVVGVGARAGAHGPDAVVRDLRGVRVEAAGDGLLLHVG is encoded by the coding sequence ATGCCGGTCCTGTCCGCCCGTGCCCTCCTGCTCGACATGGACGGCACCCTCGTGAACTCCGACGCGGTCGTCGAGCGGATCTGGCGGCGCTGGGCCGAACGGCACGGGCTGGACGGCGACGAGGTGATGAAGGTCGTTCACGGGCGCCAGGGGTACGCCTCGATGGCCGTGCTGCTGCCCGGCCGGCCGATGGAGCAGAACCTCGCGGACAACGCGCGGATGCTGGCGGAGGAGACCGCCGACCTGGACGGTGTCGTGCCGGTGCCGGGGGCGCCGGAGTTCCTCGCCTCGCTGCTCGCGCAGGGTGTGCCGCACGCGCTGGTGACCTCGGCGGACGTACCGCTGTCCACGGCACGAATGGGGGCGGCGGGGCTGCCGCTGCCCGAGGTGCGGATCACCGCGGAGTCGGTGGGGGCGAGCAAGCCGGATCCCGAGGGTTTCCTGAAGGGCGCGGCGGAGCTGGGCATCGCGCCGCAGGAGTGCGTGGTGTTCGAGGACTCCGGGGCGGGGATCGAGGCGGGGCGGGCCGCCGGGATGCGGGTCGTGGGGGTCGGGGCGCGGGCCGGGGCGCACGGTCCGGATGCGGTGGTGCGGGATCTGCGGGGCGTGCGGGTGGAGGCGGCGGGGGACGGGCTGCTGCTGCACGTGGGGTGA
- a CDS encoding DUF2277 domain-containing protein, with product MCRSIKTLRPPVLPEQATEDDIHAAALQYVRKVSGFRAPAAHNREVFDHAVEAIAEATAQLLGGLEVRGAASRAS from the coding sequence ATGTGCCGGAGTATCAAGACCCTGCGTCCGCCCGTCCTGCCCGAGCAGGCGACCGAGGACGACATCCACGCCGCCGCCCTGCAGTACGTCCGGAAGGTGTCCGGGTTCCGGGCGCCCGCCGCGCACAACAGGGAGGTGTTCGACCACGCCGTGGAGGCGATCGCCGAGGCCACGGCGCAACTCCTCGGCGGCCTCGAGGTGCGGGGGGCGGCGAGCCGGGCGTCGTAG
- a CDS encoding DedA family protein translates to MLESVGALLGSPWIYALVGLSVLLDVFLPVLPSGVLVITAATAAAAGSGAATGRVPHEVPDILALILSATTASVLGDLVAYRLAWRGGERLDRAISRSRRLTTAQERLGEALARGGGALVVVARFAPAGRSVVSLIAGAAHRRARDFLPWSALAGLSWTAYSVALGYFGAHWLGATWLAAGVSVLALFGAGAGAAFVMRRPSA, encoded by the coding sequence GTGTTGGAGAGTGTGGGGGCCCTGCTGGGCAGCCCTTGGATCTACGCGCTGGTGGGCCTGTCGGTCCTCCTCGACGTGTTCCTGCCGGTCCTGCCGAGCGGGGTGCTGGTCATCACGGCGGCCACCGCGGCGGCCGCCGGCTCGGGCGCGGCGACCGGGCGGGTGCCGCACGAGGTGCCGGACATCCTCGCCCTGATCCTGTCCGCGACGACCGCGTCCGTCCTGGGCGACCTGGTCGCCTACCGGCTGGCCTGGCGGGGCGGTGAGCGCCTGGACCGGGCGATCTCGCGCTCCCGACGGCTGACCACCGCGCAGGAACGTCTCGGCGAGGCGCTCGCCCGGGGCGGCGGCGCCCTGGTCGTCGTGGCCCGGTTCGCCCCCGCCGGACGCTCGGTGGTCTCCCTGATCGCCGGCGCGGCCCACCGCCGCGCCCGTGACTTCCTGCCCTGGTCGGCGCTGGCCGGACTGTCGTGGACCGCGTACAGCGTGGCCCTCGGCTACTTCGGCGCCCACTGGCTGGGCGCCACCTGGCTGGCGGCGGGGGTCTCGGTGCTGGCCCTGTTCGGCGCGGGCGCGGGAGCGGCGTTCGTCATGCGGCGCCCCTCGGCCTGA
- a CDS encoding TMEM165/GDT1 family protein produces the protein MISFTVMAVVFGVVFLAELPDKTALAGLVLGTRYRASYVFAGVAAAFALHVALAVAAGSVLTLLPSRILHALTGVLFLGGAAMLLFKRDEDEEEFRRPENQSFWKVAGAGFMLILVAEFGDLTQIMTANLAARYDDPLSVGLGAVLALWAVAGLGIVGGKALMKRVPLKLITQIAALLMLALGVWSLWEAVAG, from the coding sequence TTGATCAGCTTCACCGTCATGGCGGTCGTCTTCGGCGTCGTCTTCCTGGCCGAGCTGCCGGACAAGACCGCGCTCGCCGGCCTCGTCCTCGGCACCCGCTACCGCGCCTCCTACGTCTTCGCGGGCGTCGCCGCCGCCTTCGCGCTGCACGTCGCGCTCGCCGTGGCGGCCGGGAGCGTCCTGACGCTCCTGCCCTCGCGGATCCTGCACGCGCTGACGGGCGTGCTGTTCCTCGGGGGCGCGGCCATGCTGCTCTTCAAGAGGGACGAGGACGAAGAGGAGTTCCGGCGGCCGGAGAACCAGTCCTTCTGGAAGGTCGCGGGCGCCGGATTCATGCTGATCCTGGTCGCGGAGTTCGGTGATCTGACCCAGATCATGACGGCCAACCTCGCCGCGCGGTACGACGATCCGCTCTCCGTCGGCCTCGGCGCGGTGCTGGCGCTGTGGGCGGTCGCCGGCCTCGGGATCGTCGGTGGAAAGGCGCTGATGAAGCGGGTGCCGCTGAAGCTGATCACACAGATCGCCGCGCTGCTGATGCTCGCGCTCGGCGTGTGGAGCCTGTGGGAGGCGGTCGCGGGCTGA
- a CDS encoding serine hydrolase domain-containing protein yields the protein MPGVPTCVLRNSAPPDLSDGHAVDRFVQIGSLTKVVTGTALTRMAAAGLLTLDDPLERWLPEAPATGITLRHLARHTSGLPRLPPGRLPRRDPYAAFDGPALHALLPRLDTLATRPAGREEEYSNLGYAVLGAALTAAAGTTYEELVTAHVLRPLEITEMTAHPATDRRLPAPGRFGRARRPWTMDGAILPAGGLWATPRAVADLVVRLLVERRLGDPAPSWQEAGPLRWHNGATRHVSLFAGAMDDGNWVVVHRLNAEPELTDRLALELLKQSRA from the coding sequence GTGCCCGGTGTCCCCACCTGTGTCCTGCGGAACTCGGCCCCGCCCGACCTCTCCGACGGTCATGCCGTCGACCGCTTCGTCCAGATCGGCTCGCTCACCAAGGTCGTCACCGGCACGGCCCTGACGCGCATGGCCGCAGCCGGGCTGCTCACGCTCGACGACCCCCTCGAACGATGGCTGCCCGAAGCGCCCGCGACCGGGATCACCCTCCGCCACCTGGCCCGGCACACCTCGGGCCTGCCCCGGCTGCCACCCGGCCGCCTGCCGCGCCGCGACCCGTACGCGGCGTTCGACGGACCGGCGCTGCACGCGCTCCTTCCCCGGCTCGACACCCTGGCCACCCGGCCCGCGGGCCGGGAAGAGGAGTACTCCAACCTCGGGTACGCCGTCCTCGGTGCGGCCCTGACCGCCGCGGCCGGCACGACGTACGAGGAACTGGTGACCGCGCACGTGCTGCGCCCGCTGGAGATCACCGAGATGACCGCGCACCCCGCCACGGACCGGCGGCTGCCGGCCCCGGGCCGCTTCGGGCGGGCCCGCAGGCCGTGGACGATGGACGGGGCGATCCTGCCGGCGGGCGGCCTGTGGGCCACTCCCCGGGCGGTGGCCGACCTGGTCGTACGGCTGCTGGTGGAGCGCCGGCTGGGCGATCCCGCTCCCTCGTGGCAGGAGGCCGGTCCGCTCCGCTGGCACAACGGGGCGACGCGGCACGTCTCGCTCTTCGCCGGCGCGATGGACGACGGGAACTGGGTGGTGGTCCACCGTCTCAACGCCGAGCCGGAGCTCACGGACCGCCTGGCCCTCGAACTCCTGAAGCAGAGCCGGGCCTGA